The following proteins are co-located in the Meriones unguiculatus strain TT.TT164.6M chromosome 4, Bangor_MerUng_6.1, whole genome shotgun sequence genome:
- the Ell gene encoding RNA polymerase II elongation factor ELL produces the protein MAALKEDRSYGLSCGRVSDGSKVSVFHVKLTDSALKAFESYRDHQDSVSLKPSIRFEGSQGHISIPQPDCPEELRAFSFYLSNIGRDSPQGSFDCIQQYVSSRGDVHLDCLGSIQDKVTVCATDDSYQKARQSMAQAEEETRSRSAIVIKAGGRYMGKKVQFRKPAPGAADAVPFRKRATPINPASAIRKSGGSGASSVVQRPFRDRVLHLLALRPYRKAELLLRLQKDGLTQADKDTLDSLLQQVASVNPKDGTCTLQDCMYKDVQKDWPGYSEGDQQLLKRVLVRKLCQPQSATTDSSPPREHGRSASPCQKRSQHADFIDPLASKKPRISHFTQRAQPTLNGKLGTPNGHETLLPTPGPTPTEILAPSHLPPRLEPERTHDPLADVSNDLGHSTQDYKHQEAAPAPGPHLGQPLLTDFPHSERPAGSSHTHSRPKRKSKKHKDKERPPELKPPALQPDAPTAPVLPPEAPGVNGACASVPTSSSETPDYLVKYPAISSSEQRQSYKNDFNAEYSEYRSLHARIEQITRRFTQLDAQLRQLSQGSEEYETTRGQILQEYRKIKKTNTNYSQEKRRCEYLHRKLAHIKRLIAEYDQRQLQAWP, from the exons GATTCTGTGTCACTGAAACCATCCATCCGATTTGAAGGAAGCCAAGGA CACATCTCTATACCCCAGCCTGACTGCCCCGAGGAGTTGCGGGCTTTCTCCTTCTACCTCTCCAACATTGGCCGTGACAGCCCTCAGGGCAGCTTCGACTGTATCCAGCAATATGTATCCAG CCGTGGGGATGTACACCTGGACTGCCTGGGCAGCATCCAGGACAAGGTCACAGTGTGCGCCACTGATGACTCCTACCAGAAGGCGCGGCAGAGCATGGCGCAGGCAGAGGAGGAGACTCGGAGCCGAAGTGCCATTGTCATCAAGGCTGGAGGCCGCTACATGG GCAAGAAAGTTCAATTCCGGAAGCCCGCACCAGGGGCAGCCGATGCAGTGCCTTTCCGGAAGCGGGCCACCCCCATCAACCCGGCAAGCGCCATCAGAAAGAGTGGTGGGAGCGGAGCCAGTAGTGTGGTGCAGCGGCCCTTCAGAGACCGGGTGCTGCACCTCCTGGCCCTAAGGCCCTACAGGAAGGCTGAGCTACTACTAAGGCTGCAGAAAGATGGGCTGACACAGGCAGACAAGGACACCCTGGACAGCCTGCTGCAGCAG GTGGCGAGTGTGAACCCCAAGGACGGCACGTGCACACTGCAGGACTGCATGTACAAAGATGTGCAGAAGGACTGGCCCGGCTACTCTGAGGGCGACCAACAGCTGCTGAAGCGTGTGCTCGTGCG GAAGCTGTGCCAGCCGCAGAGTGCCACCACAGACTCCAGCCCACCCCGAGAGCATGGGCGCTCGGCCTCACCCTGTCAG AAACGGTCACAGCATGCAGACTTCATCGACCCCCTGGCCAGCAAGAAGCCCCGGATCTCACACTTTACCCAGCGAGCACAGCCCACCCTCAATGGCAAGCTGGGCACCCCCAATGGCCACGAGACCCTCCTGCCCACACCAGGGCCCACTCCCACAGAAATCCTCGCTCCTAGCCATCTGCCCCCACGGCTGGAGCCCGAGAGGACCCATGACCCCCTGGCCGATGTCAGCAATGACCTAGGCCACAGTACCCAGGACTACAAGCACCAGGAGGCCGCCCCAGCCCCAGGCCCACACCTTGGTCAGCCCCTGCTGACGGACTTTCCCCACTCTGAGCGACCAGCTGGCTCCTCCCACACGCATAGCCGGCCCAAGAGGAAGTCCAAGAAGCACAAAGACAAGGAGCGGCCCCCTGAGCTCAAGCCCCCTGCCCTGCAGCCTGATGCACCCACCGCCCCTGTGCTGCCCCCAGAAGCCCCAG GTGTGAATGGAGCCTGTGCCAGTGTCCCCACATCCTCTTCAGAGACCCCGGACTACTTGGT GAAATACCCAGCCATCTCGTCCTCAGAGCAGCGTCAGAGCTACAAGAACGACTTCAACGCTGAATACAGCGAGTACCGCAGCCTGCACGCGCGCATCGAGCAGATCACACGCAGGTTCACACAGCTTGACGCACAGCTCCGGCAGCTGAGCCAGGGCTCCGAGGAGTATGAG ACAACGCGTGGGCAGATTCTTCAGGAGTACCGGAAAATCAAAAAG ACCAACACCAACTACAGCCAGGAGAAGCGGCGCTGTGAGTACCTGCACCGCAAGCTGGCGCATATCAAGCGGCTCATCGCAGAGTATGACCAGCGGCAGCTGCAGGCCTGGCCCTAG
- the Isyna1 gene encoding inositol-3-phosphate synthase 1 has product MEPAAEILVESPDVVYSPEAIESRYEYRTTRVSREGAVLRVQPTTTRFTFRTARQVPRLGVMLVGWGGNNGSTLTAAVLANRLRLTWPTRTGRKEANYYGSLTQAGTVNLGLDGNGREVFVPFTTLLPMVAPNDLVFDGWDISSLNLAEAMRRAQVLDCGLQEQLWPHMENLRPRPSVYIPEFIATNQTARADNLIPGTRAQQLEQIRKDIRDFRSSAGLDKVIVLWTANTERFCEVVPGRNDTAENLLRTIQLGLEVSPSTLFAVASILEGCAFLNGSPQNTLVPGALELASQRHVFVGGDDFKTGQTKVKSVLVDFLIGSGLKTMSIVSYNHLGNNDGQNLSAPLQFRSKEVTKSSVVEDMVQSNRVLYAPGEEPDHCVVIKYVPYVGDSKRALDEYTSELMLGGTNTLVLHNTCEDSLLAAPIMLDLVLLTELCQRVSFFTDSDPEPQGFHPVLSVLSFLFKAPLVPPGSPVVNALFRQRSCIENILRACVGLPPQNHMLLEHKMERPGPGINPEMAATNPLPSKKEATPAATNGCTGDANGHTQAPAEVSTA; this is encoded by the exons ATGGAGCCCGCCGCGGAGATCCTGGTGGAAAGCCCGGACGTGGTCTACAGCCCCGAGGCCATCGAGTCGCGCTATGAGTACCGGACCACTCGCGTCAGCCGCGAGGGCGCCGTGCTGCGG GTGCAGCCCACGACTACTCGCTTCACCTTCCGCACCGCCCGGCAGGTGCCCCGGCTCGGGGTCATGCTGGTAGGCTGGGGCGGGAACAACGGCTCCACGCTCACAGCGGCGGTACTGGCCAACCGGCTGCGCCTGACCTGGCCCACGCGCACCGGTCGCAAG GAGGCAAACTATTACGGCTCGTTGACCCAGGCGGGCACCGTGAACCTGGGTCTGGATGGGAACGGCCGGGAAGTGTTTGTGCCCTTCACCACGCTGCTGCCCATGGTGGCCCCCAACGACCTGGTGTTTGACG GCTGGGATATCTCCTCGCTGAACCTGGCCGAGGCGATGAGGCGCGCGCAGGTCCTGGACTGCGGCCTGCAGGAGCAGCTCTGGCCCCACATGGAGAACCTGCGTCCGCGGCCCTCCGTCTACATTCCCGAGTTCATCGCCACCAACCAGACCGCGCGTGCGGACAACCTCATCCCTGGCACACGTGCGCAGCAG TTGGAACAGATCCGGAAGGACATTCGAGACTTCCGGTCCAGCGCAGGATTGGACAAGGTCATCGTGCTGTGGACGGCCAACACAGAGCGCTTCTGCGAGGTGGTCCCGGGTCGCAATGACACCGCCGAAAACCTGCTGCGTACCATCCAG CTTGGCCTAGAGGTGTCACCGTCCACACTCTTTGCCGTGGCCAGCATCCTAGAGGGCTGCGCCTTCCTCAACGGGTCCCCCCAGAACACACTGGTGCCCGGCGCCCTGGAGCTGGCTTCTCAGCGCCACGTGTTCGTGGGTGGCGACGACTTCAAAACAGGCCAGACAAAGGTCAAGTCTGTCCTGGTAGACTTCCTCATCGGCTCTGGCCTCAAG ACCATGTCCATCGTGAGCTACAACCACCTGGGCAACAACGACGGGCAGAACCTGTCCGCCCCGCTGCAGTTCCGCTCCAAGGAGGTGACGAAGAGCAGCGTGGTGGAGGACATGGTTCAGAGCAACCGTGTGCTCTACGCACCTGGAGAGGAGCCAGACCACTGC GTGGTGATCAAGTACGTGCCGTACGTGGGGGACAGCAAGCGCGCACTGGATGAGTACACCTCCGAGCTGATGCTTGGCGGGACCAACACCCTGGTGCTCCACAACACCTGTGAG GACTCGCTCCTGGCCGCGCCCATCATGCTGGACCTCGTGCTGCTCACGGAGCTGTGTCAGCGCGTGAGCTTCTTCACTGACTCGGACCCCGAGCCTCAGGGCTTCCACCCTGTGCTGTCCGTGCTCAGCTTCCTCTTTAAGGCCCCCCTGGTGCCCCCTGGCAGCCCGGTGGTGAATGCGCTCTTCCGCCAGCGTAGCTGTATCGAGAACATTCTCAG GGCCTGTGTGGGCCTCCCGCCCCAGAACCACATGCTGTTAGAGCACAAGATGGAGCGCCCAGGCCCGGGCATCAACCCCGAGATGGCGGCCACCAACCCACTGCCCAGCAAGAAGGAGGCCACACCTGCTGCCACCAATGGCTGCACCGGGGATGCCAACGGGCACACACAGGCGCCGGCAGAGGTGTCCACCGCTTGA